From the genome of Clavelina lepadiformis chromosome 2, kaClaLepa1.1, whole genome shotgun sequence:
GGCAATACGTTGCCTATACTTGCAATAGCGCAACGAATAGTTCACATAATGCGTTACAGGGACTATACTCCATAACAATTTacgttgaaataaaattcagCAATTACCGTTTTTCTTACCTGTCTGATTAAGAAAATATGTCCCCGTCTAATACTATTATTTGTACGTATAGTAGACTAGTATAATACAAATACAGTACGGTATTTCAGGGTTGCTGACGGGACTGTACATATCAATTTTATCATAGAAATAAGATCAAGTCGGGAAAAAATCCAAAATGCTGAAATAAGATCATTAGCAAATGGAAGTCCAACAGCGTATTTAGTTACGTATTCAGTACAAAAGATACATTAACTTATTACTTTGATGATTGAGGCCGTTTCGAACTTCTTCCgttcataaaatattattttggcATCAATAGAAACGCTTCTTTCTGCTCAAAGTATCTTTTATAACCCAACTGCCAAAGCAAGTACGGATAGATTTCCTTGCTAACATTGCTGCTTTATTCTCACGGGAAAAGATAGACTATAATCACTATATAATAAAGATTTGAAATGCATCAATATAAGACGAAATGGGGTTGAAAGGtttgttgattaattatcaGCTGCCCATACTGTACTTCTCATCTTTAGCATTAGGCTACCTCACACTGTTAAAACATTAGTGACTTCCATTGCACCAATAGAACACAACAGCCTGTAGTCGCAAAACTCAACTTGTCGTTTTGCTCAGGTAGCTTGAGGCACGTAAGCAGTCAACCATGACAAACCAACTTTGGGCAAACATGTATTTGAATACTGATTAGGGCGATTTCTTTAGACGCTTTTAAAGCAACAAATACCGTGCCTTTTAATTTTACAGTAATGTTTAAGACACATATCTACTACGTTCACCTATTCAGTAAAATTACAAAGCAATAAATGACATTGTACTGTAGTAATATAATACGAACCTCGCGTTACGCGTATAAACAGGTATACCTACAGTCCTACATACACGACTACAATATAATGAGTATACAATAAGCCTAATAgcataattaaaatatttattttgcttcGATTTAAATGATAGCACATCTAGTTAATCAGCATAATTGATGCTACAACAGCAAAGCACATGTGATTATACTATTGGCCTGTACGAGAAAAAAGCATCATAATATACATCGAATATTCGACATAAGCAAAGAATATACAGATATTACTGTCCTGTGTGTTGCAAAAATGCATCCCTAACAATTTTTTCGTGAGAAAGAGACTCGTATATAAAAGCAAATACCAATAGACAGGTTTACGGAATATAGAAATAGATATTTCTATTGCCACACATTTCCGCCTGAAAGTCCCGCAAATTTGATGCAATATCTCGAGGGACGCTTCCATTTTCTGCCAAGCTGTACTGGACACCAGTTTCGAAGTGAGCGCTATAGTTAGGGGCAAGTGGATCTAACAAATAGAAGTTAACTTAAAACAATGTAATGATATGGCAATGTTGCAAAagctgtaggcctactacgCTCAAAGTGCTGCTAAGCTATGGTTTTGAATGTGCTGGAAATTCAAAATGCTAAGCAAACGAAAACCAAGTAGTTGAGCAGATTGTTGTGAGCAACACGGTCGATAAGTGAGCATCGGCTGAATAAATTAGCTATCATATCACCGAAACCAATGTTGCTTCTCACGTACGATTTTTTGTTGACAAAGCAGGTGAGACCCAATTAGTATTATTACCCTGCTACGTTTTTCTCACCACCGTTCTTTTCGCCGAGAAGGTTACCCAGGTACGCCCTTATGCGGTCAGATAGATTTGGCTGAGATGCGTCTACGCACAGCGAATACATCTTGGCCATGTCTTGTTTATTGACCTCTTGTCTTGAGGAAATCGGTTCATTTATATCTTTAAtaactgaaaaacaaacaaaagttgcTTTTATGATTAGAATAAATTTCTTTGAacacaaacacacaaaaatctAAACAGGAATACAGATAAGTAAGTTTTCCAAAACGATAGCTACTATTATTTATTTAGTAAACAGTTCAGTTTTAATTATGCGTCTATTACTAAATAAAATATGCTTTGATAACGATTACAATCGCAACCGTCTgtttaatactttttaaaaagattattaGGTTTGCTCTTTATTATTTGTTATGCGTGTCGATAACTGCCAGCATTTTCCTTTGACTATCCTATTACAATAGTCAAAGTATATATAATGGTGTAAGACATACGCATACAATGAATTTACACGGGGTTTAAACGcttaattcaaacaaaaaacttacaaaaaaatcGTGGCATCTcctttgcaaatgtttaataactTTCCAGTTCAGTTTTGTCCAAATAGAAATATGGCAAGTACATAGATGCCTATAGTAGCCTACATCTATGCACTAAACGCTAACATCACGTCTGTTTGGTGTTGCAGTTTAAGTACAGAAGCagatataaaacaaaaacttcgcaatttttcaaaagctATAGGATCAAGGTTTTAGccctttttgctttttcattaAAGAGTTTGCAGTTATTAAACCAAACCAAATCTATACATTTGTAACAAATGTATATAATTTCACTCTTTctcaaaaaaattataaagttttaCATCTGTCGACGTTTAACAAACTGTACCTTACATTGACCTTTCTGCTGTATAACGAGTGTACGATTATGTTCAACTAAAGGCCCAAAAGAAAACCACAGTATAGCAAAACATACGCTCTAACTACCTCTCCACTTCTTTTTTCCGTTGCTATAGCTTCAGGAAATCCGATAAGCCATCCACAATGGCCGACTTTTGCCAATACAAATCAGATTATCCGTTTGCTTGAATGATTTAAATCTTTTCCCACGAATGCTAGAGCTCAGCAACTTCTATTCTATTTTTTGACACGTTCCTGAttgtattgcatttttattttatttttagagcAGCTTTTTCGAAATTCAAATTAATTCGAATACCTTCTGACTTTGCTACCGTCATAACTTCAAGCTATCACTGCAGATTTAATCAGCCAGTTTGGTGGCTTTCTCCTGTTTACGTGGCATACTATTGTTATGACGTAGTATCACGTGATTTCAGAtcttcattaaaatttttcatgttgtaaacttttttctttgcttctAAATAACAGTGTTTTTAGGAAATGCTGTGTGATGGTATATAAACTATAGTTATTGCAACGATTTCcctaaaattgaaaatgttcctttttttaataattgtttctaacttattgttttaaacttgtttaagAATTAATTTTATGCGTGATGAAAGATGCTTGGTTTTTGAAGCTCTGTTTCTTCTTGCCGCTAGATGGCATAGGCTGTCATGCAAACATATTTTACAGCAGATAATTGCAAACCACCTTAGAGATCGAGGTATGCATGTTCTGCCAAAACAGTGTTAAAACTATACCGCATATATTTATACATTGtacaatttgttttattttggaaaTATGCTTTAAACGGATTGAAAGCCGAGCGTTTGAGATAGCCACACACAGCCTTGaagtaaacaatttgcactttaatatttctaaataatcttcttgtttttaaacttttaaattgtttacatCTTATTGCTTGTTTTTCGTAAGACTAAATACTCAAAGTTTAAATCTTGTATAACGCGGATGGAACAAACagtgaaaaatattgaaaaatcgAAAAGAATAAAAGCTATAAGACCAGAATAAAAATCGTCTCCAGACGTGGGAGACTTGCTTTTCTTCTCTCAAATTCGGTACTGATCACTGATTTTAATTTCCAGGTTTTGTGTATTCTTCTATGTGCTGCtgtattattttgttgttgttgttttgatgCTTTTTGTCTATAAAAAAGAAAGGATAATGATTGCAAACTAGGTAACTTTTTTCGGGCAATCGGTTAAGGATTTTAAAACATCGGAAAGGTTGAGAGCAACTCAAGAAAATCAACTTAGAAGAATGAACGAATCATCACAAGAAGGTGAGAGCTTGCTTGCTATAATTATATGTTCAACACCactctttaatttttatacattgaacgtTGTTTGAATGTAGTTTTGTTGTTCTTGACCTTGGGTCAAAACAAAGATATCGGCTGACCCCACACCGGTTTATGTTCCACAAACGTTTATGGATTGTTTAAAAGAAACATACGTTCTATAGATTAAAGATAAAAGGTTTCGCATATATGCTTAGTTTTTATAAACTTGGaacgtttgctaaataaagttttttgtttcttgttatttttttttcgaaTAACCCGCAGTGCCCAAAACTTT
Proteins encoded in this window:
- the LOC143446613 gene encoding uncharacterized protein LOC143446613 isoform X1, producing the protein MPRFFFIKDINEPISSRQEVNKQDMAKMYSLCVDASQPNLSDRIRAYLGNLLGEKNGDPLAPNYSAHFETGVQYSLAENGSVPRDIASNLRDFQAEMCGNRNIYFYIP
- the LOC143446613 gene encoding uncharacterized protein LOC143446613 isoform X2, whose product is MPRFFFIKDINEPISSRQEVNKQDMAKMYSLCVDASQPNLSDRIRAYLGNLLGEKNGGEKNVAGSTCP